A stretch of the Xanthocytophaga agilis genome encodes the following:
- a CDS encoding response regulator — translation MLPILIVDDDKDDQLLLATAFKENRIPNQLKFFNDGMELINYIDPLKLEHNKLPAFILLDLNMPRLNGLQVLKHMKEDILLRSIPIVILSTSQSISQIRECYKLGANCYIVKPDSFDSLMDISAQLYRFWTTVVTLPNKSRN, via the coding sequence ATGCTTCCAATACTTATTGTCGATGATGATAAAGACGATCAGCTTTTGCTTGCCACTGCCTTTAAAGAGAATAGAATTCCCAATCAGTTGAAATTTTTTAATGATGGCATGGAGTTAATAAATTATATAGATCCACTAAAACTTGAACACAATAAATTACCTGCATTCATCCTGCTGGATTTAAATATGCCCCGATTAAATGGATTACAAGTATTGAAACATATGAAGGAAGATATACTATTGCGAAGTATCCCAATCGTAATCTTGTCTACATCTCAATCAATCAGCCAAATCAGGGAATGTTACAAACTTGGAGCAAACTGCTATATTGTAAAGCCGGATTCCTTTGATTCCCTAATGGATATAAGTGCTCAACTGTATAGGTTCTGGACTACTGTGGTAACCTTACCAAATAAAAGTAGAAACTAA